The Aspergillus nidulans FGSC A4 chromosome VIII genome contains the following window.
GCTGTTCACGATGCGGGCCTTTAGAACCTCGCTGTACCGCGTGCCCAGGTGAAATGTGTGGCCCAACTCAACGGTGGTTTGAGATTTAAGCACGCCCTGTGTGCACTTTGGGCATTGATCCCCATCCTGGACTCTGGTAAGGCTCAGCTTGCGGTTTGTCTTGGGGAAACTGTCGAGTCGCAGACAGTCTATGTCTTCGATGACGCAGCCcgcttcctccagaatctTTAGCGGTGGCCTATTGTAGGCGTGCACGTGGGAGTCGTACAGGTCCAGCACTTGTGGACGCTCTGTGGAACTCTCGTGGTCTGCCTTGGCGGATTTTATGTGCGCAGTCCATTGGAGCACAGGGTTCTCTATGCTAGCGTCAAGATCATAGCCTGCAGCGCTGACAATGGCTTTGACGGCGTGTGCATTTACCTCCCTGGTCACCGGCTTCGTACTGCCCTCCTGGACCGTGAATTTCGGGTACCATGCACGAATTAGAGTTCTCTTATCCTTCGAAATAGCTGACCAGACGCCAGTAGAAACCCTTGCGCTGGTCGCAGCGGGCTTTCCTTCTAGGTCGAACCCGGGAGCTGAACCCGCCTGCTCACTATGTGGGGAGCTAGGGGCTATACCGTCAGCAAGCTCCTCATTATACACACTATCACAGTGATTACAGCTGATGAGCGTGTCTTCGCCTTTCGAGCTGATGAAGTGGAACTCATGACTCATGTTCCCACCCATGTTGCCCGAATCCGCAGCGGCTGTTAAGTACGGGATTTTCAATTCGTTGAAGAGCCTTGTGTAGGCACTCTTCACTGACTCATAAGTTCGCAGTGCATTCTCCACGTTATCATCGAAAGTGTAGAGATCCTTCATGATGAATTCTCGACCACGGAGGAGGCCTTGTCGCGGTCGGGGTTCATCTCTATATTTCCTCGCTACTCGATTAGCCATGGCGCTACAGAGCTCCTACCTCAACTCACAGATCTGATACAGCCGAATCGGCAAGAGTTTGTACGAGTGGGCGCTGCTTCCCACTAGAGTAGTGATTTCTTCTTCGTGTGTTGGCGCAAGTAAAAACCGAGCCTCTTTCCTATCGAGGAAGCCGAAGTACTATTAGCCCATGTTAGTAACAGTGACAAACAGTTACGGCGCATATTACTTCTGAATTGTCCTTAAGTCGCCCAGATTTCTCCCAGAGCTCCTGCGACGAGATCGAAGACAATGAAACCTTTGAGGCGCCTGTGAATAGTTAGGCTCCGCAACAGCAGGGCTAAGCAGTAGGTATCCACCTAATGACTGCATGTGCCGATCAATAAGGCGTTCCAACTTCTCCTGTACTCGCAACCCTAAGGGCAACATGTGGAAAATGCCCGCGTAAGCCTACGGTTGTCAGTACTGCTCACTTCTCTGGCTAGTCTGGACGCACCTTTCGGTAAAAGCCTCCTTTAATAAGCAAGTCGTTCACATCTCCTTTGATCATTAGCTAGATTTTCATGATGATAGGTTGATATGTTACCTGTTTGGCCATCTTCAGTCTTTTTCGAGATATGTTTCGTCGGCATCCAAACATTGGATGCGCGACTTCGGCCATCTGTCTATCTCTTGATTAGAAGGACGTAGGAGACGATTGAGAGAATAAACGTACATGATAGTCAAATCTGGATACCTGATGTACTCGCAAATTCCATGTATACGTTCGGGAACGGCTCAAAAACCGGCCCGCAGCCGGGCGAAACCCGGATATCATCAATCCCTTATGGTCCTATGACTCCAAACCCAGAAATAAACCTTTCCCCGGGAGGTATATCAAGAAAGCCTGAACAGATGCTTGTTACTCTTCGTTTAGCTTAGTTATTGAACTCGAGAGAGCCGGGGCTTCGCGAAATGCGGTCGGCATCCGGTACCACGTTAGTCCGATAGCCTAGGCGGACATTTTCGggcggcagaaaaaaaagttgaGAGAAAAAGGGCAGCCGTTGATAGAGCCGAACATCAACAGCCATACAGCCAAGGGTTTGATCATGGCTAAAGGCAAAGGAAAGCAGTCGACTGGGGCTAACTCGGTTCCCGTCAAGAATGACACAACCGCCAGGCCATCAAACGACGGTGCCCTTTCCCAGCTGGAAGAGAGTGCCTTTGCGGGTCTCCGCCAAAAGATCGAACAGAGGCTAAAGGACGGTGCTGCGAAACAGAAGTCGAAGAACAATAAATCGAAGACGGCTCCTACTGCCGATACGAATAATGCCAAGGGTGGTGCAACGAAGTCCGATACGAAGTCCAAATCTCCTTCCGACAGCaacgtcaagggcaagaaacGGGATCGCAACGGTGATGTGATTGAGAACAAGGATAGCGAGATATCTAAGTCGGATAAGATTGATGACAATGATACCTTGCGACAAGAAATCTTGGCCCTCGGAGGTACCGAGGAGGATTTTGATTTGCTTGCGGGTGTCGATTCAGAGTCGGAAGTCGAGGACACAAAGCCCTCCAAGAAATCGCAAGGATCCGCCGAAGACTTGAGAAAAGAGCTGTCAAGCATTCTTGCGGCTGCAGGCCAGGTTGTCCCGGATGACCTCGCAGATGACGAGGTAGAAGAggtggaggacgaagaggaagaggaagagaatgaagatgaagatggagagggagaagcggCGGACGAGGCCGAGTCTGCTGAAGAGCAGTCCAGCCCAGATGACGAATCTGAAGATGAGACTTCTCAACAAGTCAATCAACCGGCAAAGAAAGAGGTACGTTCGAGGTTCCTGTTTGGTTATTGCGCTGTTCAAATGATGTTTGCATATTCTACGTATTTGCTACTTCAGAGCCTTTACGGCCATGAGACAAGAATCACCAATGCCTGATGGAAACACTATTTATCTTACAATGTCATGTTTTCTCAAAGTGAGGGAGTGTAACTAACATGAATTGACAGGTCAAGGAAACAGCACCGGAAGTCATATACCCGAAAGAGTTCTCGAAACTTGTGGGTACATCGACCGTATTTAGCAACTACCTGCTGACTGAACTCTAGCTCGTCTTACCTCGATCAGATTGGTACATGACCGCCCTCCCTGCCATTTCGACCAAGCAAGCTGCTACCGGCCTTCCACGCTATTTAGTCGACCGCGTGCACGCCTATGCCATATCGCTACTCGAGAATGAAAACAAGGTGTACGCAGAGGCTCAACAGGCCTCGGCATCCTCCTCATACAAGTTCTACAGCACCATTATGACGACCGGAACCCTCAGTGACAAAATCTCGGCTTTGACGCTGGCCGTACAAGAGTCGCCTTTGCACAACACAAAATCATTGGAGAACTTAGTCGCGCTTGGAAAGAAGCGCAGCCGTGCCCAGGCGGTCGAAGTTCTTCGTTCACTGAAGGATATGTTTGCGCAGGGTACATTGCTGCCGAGTGACCGTCGGCTTCGTTCGTTCGCGAATCAGCCAGCCCTTATTGCTGCGTTTCAAAATGCCGGTAGCAAGTGGACTGAAGGTGCCCCCCTCCCTGGCGGTCTCAAAAACAGCCACCTGATTGTCTGGGCGTATGAGCACTTCCTAAAGGACCAGTATTtcgaggtgctgaagatccTGGAGGTGTGGTGCAATGATGAGATTGAGTTCTCTCGTTCCAGAGCGGTCAGCTACGTCTTTGAGCTGCTTAAGGAGAAACC
Protein-coding sequences here:
- a CDS encoding putative proline--tRNA ligase AIM10 (transcript_id=CADANIAT00001424): MKDLYTFDDNVENALRTYESVKSAYTRLFNELKIPYLTAAADSGNMGGNMSHEFHFISSKGEDTLISCNHCDSVYNEELADGIAPSSPHSEQAGSAPGFDLEGKPAATSARVSTGVWSAISKDKRTLIRAWYPKFTVQEGSTKPVTREVNAHAVKAIVSAAGYDLDASIENPVLQWTAHIKSAKADHESSTERPQVLDLYDSHVHAYNRPPLKILEEAGCVIEDIDCLRLDSFPKTNRKLSLTRVQDGDQCPKCTQGVLKSQTTVELGHTFHLGTRYSEVLKARIVNSENDRVPMQMGCHGIGVSRMITAVADSLADAKGLNWPKIIAPWEVVIVPAPGNQEDALGVYDLLASDKASPIDVLLDDRDKTTGWKLGDADLIGYPVIVVVGNGWKTNRILEVQCRRLGIRQDVPDGGLLPFVQSLLAQL